The following are encoded in a window of Pseudomonas sp. St316 genomic DNA:
- a CDS encoding NUDIX domain-containing protein, whose amino-acid sequence MTTSLIRIAAALLFGPDGRTLLVRKRGTRAFMQPGGKIEAHEQPVQALARELEEELGLQIDPAQARYLGVFSAPAANEPGFVVQAEVFLLSIDAPVSPAAEIEEVCWIDPAGDSDLLLAPLTGEVILPFYRATRLATC is encoded by the coding sequence ATGACCACTTCCCTCATCCGTATCGCCGCCGCCCTGTTGTTCGGGCCGGACGGGCGAACCCTGCTGGTGCGCAAGCGCGGTACGCGGGCCTTCATGCAGCCGGGCGGCAAGATCGAGGCCCATGAACAACCGGTGCAGGCACTGGCCCGCGAATTGGAAGAGGAACTTGGGTTGCAGATCGACCCGGCACAGGCCCGTTACCTGGGCGTGTTCAGTGCTCCGGCGGCCAACGAACCGGGGTTTGTCGTGCAGGCCGAGGTGTTTTTGCTGAGCATCGACGCGCCGGTTTCGCCGGCTGCCGAAATTGAAGAGGTGTGCTGGATCGACCCGGCCGGTGACAGCGATCTTTTGCTGGCACCGTTGACAGGCGAGGTGATCCTGCCGTTTTATCGAGCGACACGTCTCGCTACCTGCTGA
- a CDS encoding LysE family translocator: MIPLPDLLIFAAAALLMVLTPGPNMIYLISRSICQGRKAGVTSLLGVVAGFFVHMFAAAAGLTAVFLAVPVAYEVLKWAGALYLLWLAWQAVKPGARSPFEAQQLPADSTRKLITMGFLTSALNPKIAVFYLSVFPQFISPEHGSLFTQSIILGLTQISVSFSVNLLIALFAAGIASWFVHNPTWLAAQRYFMGFVLGALALRLMFEQRRSA; encoded by the coding sequence ATGATTCCATTGCCCGACCTGTTGATTTTCGCCGCCGCCGCGTTGCTGATGGTACTGACGCCCGGCCCGAACATGATTTACCTGATCTCCCGTTCGATCTGCCAGGGCCGCAAGGCTGGCGTCACTTCCTTGCTGGGGGTGGTGGCGGGGTTCTTCGTGCACATGTTTGCCGCGGCCGCCGGGTTGACGGCGGTGTTCCTGGCGGTGCCCGTGGCCTATGAAGTATTGAAGTGGGCCGGTGCGCTGTACCTGTTGTGGCTCGCCTGGCAGGCCGTGAAGCCGGGCGCGCGTTCGCCCTTCGAGGCCCAGCAACTGCCGGCGGACTCGACGCGCAAGTTGATCACCATGGGCTTTCTCACCAGCGCGCTGAACCCCAAGATCGCGGTGTTCTATCTGTCGGTGTTTCCGCAGTTCATCAGCCCGGAGCACGGTTCGCTGTTCACCCAGAGCATTATCCTGGGCCTGACCCAGATCAGCGTCAGTTTCAGCGTCAATCTGTTGATCGCCCTGTTCGCCGCCGGCATTGCCTCGTGGTTCGTCCACAACCCCACCTGGCTGGCGGCGCAGCGCTACTTCATGGGTTTTGTACTCGGTGCGCTGGCGTTGCGCCTGATGTTTGAGCAACGGCGTTCGGCGTGA
- a CDS encoding GNAT family N-acetyltransferase has protein sequence MSIRRLRASDAQAYRQLMLQAYALHPQAFTSSVTERAKLPINWWESRLGSRLDVLLGAFVEQELVGIVGLALEPREKARHKALLFGMYVADEQRHRGLGYQLVQAALAEARRHPFLRLVQLTVTAGNDPAVKLYQRCGFVLYGLEPMAICVGDQYHDKIHMWLEL, from the coding sequence GTGAGCATCCGGCGGTTGCGGGCCAGCGATGCCCAGGCGTATCGCCAGTTGATGCTGCAGGCGTACGCACTGCATCCCCAGGCCTTCACCTCCAGCGTCACCGAGCGGGCCAAGCTGCCTATCAACTGGTGGGAGTCACGCCTGGGCAGCCGGCTCGATGTACTGCTGGGGGCGTTTGTCGAGCAAGAACTGGTCGGCATCGTCGGCCTGGCCCTGGAGCCCCGGGAAAAAGCCCGACACAAGGCACTGTTGTTCGGCATGTACGTCGCCGATGAACAGCGCCATCGCGGGCTCGGCTATCAACTGGTCCAAGCCGCCCTCGCTGAAGCCCGGCGTCATCCCTTCCTGCGTCTGGTGCAACTGACCGTCACCGCCGGCAACGACCCGGCGGTCAAGCTCTACCAGCGCTGTGGCTTTGTTCTGTACGGCCTTGAGCCGATGGCGATCTGCGTGGGTGACCAATACCACGACAAAATCCATATGTGGCTGGAGCTCTGA